In Myxococcus virescens, one genomic interval encodes:
- a CDS encoding FtsB family cell division protein, with protein MTARRKFLLVAVGVAAALSLVSVVDAKGFRRYLSLRQDVESVQARNRSLSAQNEALRNEIAALRKDPAALERAVREELGFVKPGELVFHLESP; from the coding sequence ATGACGGCGAGGCGAAAGTTCCTGTTGGTGGCGGTAGGGGTGGCTGCGGCCCTGAGCCTCGTGTCCGTCGTGGACGCGAAGGGCTTCCGCCGCTACCTCTCGCTCCGGCAGGACGTGGAGTCGGTGCAGGCCCGCAACCGCTCCCTGTCCGCTCAGAATGAGGCCCTGCGCAATGAGATTGCCGCATTGCGCAAGGACCCGGCCGCGCTGGAGCGCGCCGTGCGTGAGGAGCTCGGCTTCGTGAAGCCGGGCGAGCTCGTCTTCCACCTGGAGTCCCCATGA
- a CDS encoding sensor domain-containing diguanylate cyclase encodes MTSLPEFPSPGRLLRLAVRSIPAAASLATFIHLARGGFRGLNTLGWTEAALVGCLLVGIAVAAWRRAMRGAVGAVVDLRDDLDLGGTLLSAAFVVVAIGGGDLFPIVYLLMAFLVAFLPRNAGLTLLGVALVYDALVTLGGPVPNATGYLTHAAFLALFSGLYHLVLAARIAAARRAESDAVQKRIREVEERARTFRLVSSGTQDSFSGMSSDEKWLVASVKEIEGAVQAALEIAETGLRTYTCAAFLLTSDDRSLKLYDCRSGSERVQRERFNAGEGIIGGVLKRRAPVRMNSPNGLKGVTHYEGSGPAVQALLAVPILEASGLVRGVLVADRLANEPFSDQDEKLLSTIAGEVLRSIEVERVMSYIRKTRDEKDRFFRAIEELNRAGSPDQVFVAVLESTRQLAGLDFCAVTLVSEVDGKRMHRVVRMSGVTAQGQALSGQSFEDNNGLVANVVRYGAPLPGRDIKAMDRQIIFDDETQIRGLGALKIFPLVAGDRILGTLVAGSRKKAAFEQDVLRMIEVIAIQAAQAVLRAQLYEQMERMATTDGLTGLYNHRTFQAKADEVLAQSRRYQRKFSLILTDVDHFKSVNDTYGHPTGDQVLKGVARIIKTMARDTDIVARYGGEEFVIIMPETDAKGAFTISERIREAVKAETFQTEMGPLKITMSLGIATFPDSAMEKQQLIDLADQCLYHSKRNGRNQSVTVDIMQGGRKQLKAANAS; translated from the coding sequence ATGACGTCGCTTCCCGAGTTTCCGTCTCCCGGAAGGTTGCTGCGTCTCGCGGTCCGGTCCATTCCCGCCGCGGCCTCGCTCGCCACGTTCATCCACCTGGCGCGCGGCGGCTTCCGGGGGCTGAACACCCTGGGGTGGACCGAGGCGGCCCTGGTGGGCTGCCTCCTGGTGGGCATCGCCGTGGCCGCCTGGCGCCGGGCCATGCGTGGCGCGGTGGGCGCCGTCGTCGATCTGCGCGATGACCTGGACCTGGGCGGCACGCTCCTCTCCGCGGCCTTCGTCGTGGTGGCCATTGGCGGCGGGGACTTGTTCCCCATCGTCTACCTGCTGATGGCGTTCCTGGTGGCCTTCCTGCCGCGCAACGCGGGCCTCACGCTGCTGGGCGTGGCGCTGGTGTACGACGCGCTGGTGACCCTGGGCGGTCCGGTGCCCAACGCCACGGGCTACCTGACGCACGCGGCCTTCCTGGCCCTGTTCTCCGGCCTCTACCACCTGGTGCTGGCGGCACGCATCGCCGCCGCGCGCCGGGCGGAGAGCGACGCGGTGCAAAAGCGCATCCGCGAGGTGGAGGAGCGGGCGCGCACCTTCCGGCTGGTGTCGTCCGGTACGCAGGACAGCTTCAGCGGGATGAGCTCGGACGAGAAGTGGCTGGTGGCCTCGGTGAAGGAGATCGAAGGCGCCGTGCAGGCCGCGCTCGAAATCGCGGAGACGGGGCTGCGCACGTACACCTGCGCCGCGTTCCTGCTCACGTCGGATGACCGGAGCCTCAAGCTGTACGACTGCCGCTCCGGCTCCGAGCGCGTGCAGCGCGAGCGCTTCAACGCGGGTGAGGGCATCATCGGCGGCGTGCTCAAGCGCCGCGCCCCGGTGCGGATGAACTCGCCGAACGGGCTCAAGGGCGTGACGCACTACGAGGGCAGCGGCCCCGCGGTGCAGGCGCTGCTCGCGGTGCCCATCCTGGAGGCCAGTGGCCTGGTGCGCGGCGTGCTGGTGGCGGACCGGCTGGCGAACGAGCCCTTCAGCGACCAGGACGAAAAGCTGCTCTCCACCATTGCCGGCGAGGTGCTGCGCTCCATCGAGGTGGAGCGGGTGATGAGCTACATCCGCAAGACACGCGACGAGAAGGACCGGTTCTTCCGCGCCATCGAGGAGCTCAACCGCGCGGGCAGCCCCGACCAGGTGTTCGTGGCCGTGCTGGAGAGCACCCGGCAGCTGGCGGGCCTGGACTTCTGCGCGGTGACGCTGGTGTCCGAGGTCGACGGCAAGCGCATGCACCGCGTGGTGCGCATGTCCGGCGTGACGGCGCAGGGCCAGGCGCTGTCCGGCCAGAGCTTCGAGGACAACAACGGGCTGGTGGCCAACGTGGTCCGCTACGGGGCGCCGCTGCCGGGCCGCGACATCAAGGCCATGGACCGGCAGATCATCTTCGACGACGAGACGCAGATTCGCGGCCTGGGGGCGCTGAAGATCTTCCCGCTGGTGGCGGGGGACCGCATCCTGGGCACGCTGGTGGCCGGCTCGCGCAAGAAGGCCGCGTTCGAGCAGGACGTGCTGCGGATGATTGAGGTCATCGCCATCCAGGCCGCTCAGGCGGTGCTGCGCGCGCAGCTCTACGAGCAGATGGAGCGCATGGCCACCACGGACGGCCTCACCGGCCTGTACAACCACCGCACCTTCCAGGCGAAGGCGGACGAGGTGCTGGCCCAGTCCCGGCGCTACCAGCGCAAGTTCTCGCTCATTCTCACGGACGTGGACCACTTCAAGAGCGTCAACGACACCTACGGCCACCCGACGGGCGACCAGGTGCTCAAGGGCGTGGCCCGCATCATCAAGACGATGGCGCGCGATACGGACATCGTCGCCCGCTACGGCGGCGAGGAGTTCGTCATCATCATGCCGGAGACGGATGCCAAGGGCGCCTTCACCATCTCCGAGCGCATCCGCGAGGCCGTGAAGGCGGAGACCTTCCAGACGGAGATGGGGCCGCTGAAGATCACCATGTCGCTGGGCATCGCCACCTTCCCCGACAGCGCCATGGAGAAGCAGCAGCTCATCGACCTGGCCGACCAGTGCCTCTACCACTCGAAGCGCAACGGCCGGAACCAGTCCGTCACCGTGGACATCATGCAGGGGGGGCGCAAGCAGCTGAAGGCGGCGAACGCGTCCTGA
- a CDS encoding TlpA family protein disulfide reductase, protein MSRVLLRGAVVALVALAGCRGTRPVDAGYAFLNALALPSVGPTPHDVRALDGKVVLVSFFATWCFPCLAEMPTLEALQKDYGPRGFQVVAVGMDLEGEKVLAPFADHYALRYPVLVANQAMIEGHSAFGAIQGLPTTVLLDRRGRAVAGWHGVESHADMAKAVEKLLAQPE, encoded by the coding sequence ATGTCCCGCGTGCTGCTACGGGGTGCCGTCGTGGCGCTGGTGGCGCTGGCCGGCTGCCGGGGCACCCGGCCGGTGGACGCGGGGTACGCCTTCCTCAACGCGCTGGCGCTGCCGTCGGTCGGGCCCACGCCGCATGACGTGCGCGCGCTGGACGGGAAGGTGGTGCTCGTCTCGTTCTTCGCGACGTGGTGCTTCCCGTGCCTGGCGGAGATGCCCACGCTGGAGGCGCTCCAGAAGGACTACGGCCCCCGGGGCTTCCAGGTGGTGGCGGTGGGCATGGACCTGGAAGGGGAGAAGGTCCTGGCCCCTTTCGCGGACCACTATGCGCTGCGCTACCCGGTGCTGGTCGCGAACCAGGCGATGATTGAAGGCCACAGCGCCTTCGGGGCCATCCAGGGCCTGCCCACCACCGTGCTGTTGGACCGCCGGGGCCGGGCCGTGGCCGGCTGGCATGGCGTGGAATCCCACGCCGATATGGCGAAGGCCGTGGAGAAGCTCCTGGCCCAGCCCGAGTAG
- a CDS encoding Fur family transcriptional regulator has protein sequence MSNSHSHHHDDPDKDEVLARYMAQHGLKSTRQRSLIIDTFFAVGGHLSVEELWNKVREQDTKVSVATVYRTMKLLSECGLAHARNFGDGQTRYEAAAGRDHHDHLVCTRCGTIIEFENERIEALQDAVARKHGFKVTSHKMELYGLCRDCQRAGPAASEA, from the coding sequence ATGAGCAACAGTCACAGCCATCACCACGACGACCCGGACAAGGACGAGGTGCTTGCCCGCTACATGGCCCAGCACGGCCTGAAGAGCACGCGGCAGCGCAGCCTCATCATCGACACGTTCTTCGCGGTGGGAGGCCACCTGTCGGTGGAGGAGCTGTGGAACAAGGTGCGTGAACAGGACACCAAGGTGTCCGTCGCCACCGTGTACCGGACCATGAAGCTGCTCAGCGAGTGCGGCCTGGCCCACGCGCGCAACTTCGGGGACGGGCAGACGCGCTACGAGGCGGCCGCGGGTCGCGACCACCATGACCACCTGGTCTGTACGCGCTGCGGCACCATCATCGAGTTCGAGAACGAGCGCATCGAGGCGCTCCAGGACGCCGTGGCCCGCAAGCACGGCTTCAAGGTGACGTCGCACAAGATGGAGCTGTACGGCCTGTGTCGTGACTGTCAGCGGGCCGGGCCGGCCGCCTCGGAGGCCTGA